A single Vibrio sp. YMD68 DNA region contains:
- the radA gene encoding DNA repair protein RadA, translated as MAKAKRAYVCNDCGADFPRWQGQCNACGAWNTITEIRIAASPTVARNERLSGYAGAGSESKVQVLSEIDLQEVPRFSSGFKEFDRVLGGGVVPGAAILIGGNPGAGKSTLLLQTMCLLSAQMPTLYVTGEESLQQVAMRASRLGLPKEHLKMLSETNVDKICQIAEKEQPRIMVIDSIQVMNVADVQSSPGSIAQVRESATMLTRYAKQNNVAVFIVGHVTKDGTLAGPKVLEHIIDCSVLLDGGADSRFRTMRSHKNRFGAVNELGVFAMTGQGLKEVSNPSAIFLSRGEEETSGSSVMVVWEGTRPLLVEIQALVDYSQLANPRRVSVGLDQNRLSLLLAVLHKHGGLQMADQDVFVNVVGGVKVAETSADLALVMALLSSFKDRPLPKDVVVFGEVGLAGEIRPVPSGQERLMEAFKHGFKRAIVPAANMPKNGIQGMQIHGVKKLSDALAAFDEL; from the coding sequence CGTAACGAGCGCTTGTCAGGGTATGCAGGAGCCGGTTCCGAATCAAAGGTGCAAGTTCTATCTGAAATAGACTTGCAAGAAGTTCCACGATTTAGCAGTGGTTTCAAAGAATTTGATCGTGTACTCGGTGGTGGAGTTGTGCCTGGCGCCGCAATTTTGATTGGTGGTAACCCTGGGGCAGGTAAGTCAACATTGCTACTTCAAACCATGTGTTTGCTTTCTGCTCAAATGCCGACGTTATACGTTACGGGTGAGGAATCATTGCAACAAGTGGCCATGAGGGCGTCTCGTTTAGGATTGCCTAAAGAACATTTGAAGATGCTGTCAGAAACCAATGTCGACAAAATTTGTCAAATCGCTGAAAAAGAGCAGCCAAGAATCATGGTCATTGACTCCATTCAGGTAATGAATGTTGCCGATGTACAATCTTCTCCGGGCAGTATCGCTCAGGTGAGAGAGTCTGCGACCATGTTAACGCGTTACGCTAAGCAGAATAACGTTGCCGTGTTTATCGTCGGCCATGTGACCAAAGACGGTACGCTAGCGGGCCCTAAAGTACTTGAGCACATTATTGATTGCTCGGTGTTGCTTGATGGCGGTGCTGACAGTCGTTTTAGAACCATGCGCAGCCATAAAAACCGTTTTGGCGCCGTCAACGAGTTAGGCGTTTTTGCTATGACAGGGCAAGGCTTGAAAGAGGTGAGTAACCCATCGGCTATTTTTCTGTCTCGCGGTGAAGAAGAAACGTCAGGCAGTTCAGTCATGGTGGTTTGGGAAGGTACTCGTCCACTTTTAGTTGAAATTCAAGCGCTTGTCGACTATTCACAGCTGGCAAACCCGAGAAGAGTGTCCGTTGGTTTGGATCAAAATCGATTATCACTACTGTTGGCGGTGTTGCATAAGCACGGCGGGTTACAAATGGCCGATCAAGATGTGTTTGTCAACGTCGTTGGTGGTGTAAAAGTGGCGGAAACTAGTGCCGACTTGGCGCTTGTCATGGCATTGCTATCGAGCTTTAAAGATAGACCGTTGCCAAAGGATGTCGTTGTCTTTGGTGAGGTGGGTCTTGCAGGAGAAATTCGCCCGGTACCCAGCGGGCAAGAGCGCTTAATGGAAGCGTTTAAACATGGTTTTAAGCGAGCGATTGTTCCTGCGGCAAATATGCCTAAAAACGGCATTCAAGGAATGCAGATCCACGGTGTTAAAAAGTTGTCGGATGCATTAGCTGCTTTTGATGAGCTATAA